AAGAGGCGATGGGACCAGCAGCTACAGCGGGAATGATGTTGGAACGAGTTCTTTGACACCATCCCTGGTACTCGGCGATGCCTTTGGGACACGGCGGGTGTTTGGCCAGCTCGAGCCAACACGCGCCGCGGAGTTCCACTTCGCCACGCATGGCATCGCACGGAGGCCACTTCTGGCCCGCCGTGGGCTTGTCTGGCATTGGGATTCCCTCAATGTCGGCGAACACCTCATCGCTCGCGCGAATGAGTTTCAGGCTCTCCGCCGGGGAGTTCATCTCCTGGGGATGTACCTCCTGAAGTGGGTGTAGGGCGGCGCGTGGCCAGAGGACCACCCCGAGCGCGAGCAGCGCGGCCAGCGCCAGAGCCGCCTTGGGCGAACCGAGCCGGCCGGCCGGACGCGGACGAGACTCCTTCGGGCCTCCCGTCAGGTGGGCACGCACCTCCTGCCGGGTGTCGATGCGCATGAGGGTCGCGGCCCACCGCTTGAGCATCCACGTCAGTTGCCGGGGTTGTCCGTTCACGGGAGCGCGCTCAACCTCCAGCGCGAGGTAGGGCGGGGTGACGTTGGCGGTGGCGCGCACCTGCCAGTCCTCTTCCGAGCGCAGATCTCCCTTGGGGGCGGGCATGAGCACCAGGGCGGGGTTGCCCGTCTCGGTGTTGCGCGCCTCGTACAGGCGACCCAGCCCACCGCCGATGGCGCGATGGCGCAGGGTGACGCGATACGGCCCCAGCGGTCCTCCACTCCAGGGTTTCTCTTCCTCTTTCATGTAGTCCTCCCGAGCGTGGGCTCATAGCAGGCGGCGCGGCGGATGACCAGACAGGTCTTCATTCCGCACCTTGGCCATACCACGTCCGCAGTAGGGTAGCGGCGTTCACCCGCGCCGCCTGAGTGGGGCGCGGGCTGCCGATGAGTGCCCAGGGGTAGGAATTGTAGAGGATGAGGTGCCGGGGGATGTCTGACTATTTTGGCAAATACCACCACAGAGGGTAGGTAAGGGGGGTGACCACCCAGGTAGTCCTTCAGGGAGACCACGAAGTCTGGTCATGTGGGACATGTGAATCCTTCCTTCCTTCGCATGTCCTCCGCCATCGCGCTCGCTGCCGTGGTGGCATTCCTTCCCCTCACATCACGTGCGGAGGAGCAATCCGAGCGCTACATCGCCGCTGGCGAGCGTCTGTACGAGTCACTTGAGTATGAGCGCGCCCTGGCCCAGTTCGCCCAGGCCCGGCGCCTCCCCAGGAACCTCGCTCAGGATGTGCGCATTGCCCTCTTCGAGGGCCTCATCCTCTCGGACATGGGGATGCACGAGGAGGCCGTGGCGGCTTTCAAGTCGGCCCTGCTGTTGGAGCCGGAAGCGGCGCTGCCCGCGCCCGCCTCCCCCCAGGTGACGCGAGAGTTCGAGGGAATCCGCAAGGAGGCACGCGAAGAGCTGGCTGCTCGCGACCGCAAGCAGCGGGAGGCTCGCACGGAGGCGGCCCCGGTGCGGACGAACACGGCTCGCCTGACCCCCGTCTCGACACCAACGCCGCGCCCGACCTGGTTGAGCTCCTCGATAGCGCTGGGCAAGGTACAGGTTCCCGTTCCCGCGCTCGTGCTGCTCGGCAGTGGCGCGGTCGCGGGCGGGGTGGGCGGCATCTTCGGGCTTCAGTCCCGTGCTCAGATCCAGGCCGCGCACGAGGCGCCTTTTCGCAATGAGATGGTTGCTCGGCATGGCGAGGCCGTGAGCACCGCACGCGTGGCCAACATCCTCTTCGGTGTCGCTGGACTGCTGGGGACCGGTGCGGCTGCAACCTGGTTGTTTTCCAGTCCTCCCATGGACTCGCATGCGCAGGAGAATCGGTGATGAAGAAAATAGCTCTGTGGAAGGTGGCCGTCCTGGTCAGCCTGGGACTGGCGGCGTGCCTGGTCCCCGCGCTTGAGGAGTTCGACCAGGAGAAGGCTCGCGACTGCGATACCGAACACACCTGTCTGTCGGGGTTCGGCTGTGTGGAGGGCCACTGTCAGCCCGAGGAGGGCACGGCGTGTCAGCCAGGTTCGACGGTCTCGTGCGGATTGGAGGCCGGCGAGTGTCAGCCGGGCAGCCGGACCTGTGGCGAAAAAGGCACCTACGGGCCCTGCGTTGGAGCCCTGGTGGCCAGTTCCGAGGCGTGCAACGGCAAAGACGATGACTGCGACGGCATCGTTGACGAGGACCTGCCATGTGGCGACGCAGGCGCTCCCCTTGGCCTCGGCGAACCCTGTGCTGAAAGCGCCAGCTGCGGCTCCGGTTTCTGTGTGGATGGTTACTGCTGTGACAAGGCCTGTACGGGCGCTTGTGAGCGCTGCAGTGCAACCCCGGGCACCTGCTCGCCAGCGGGAGACGGAAGCCCCGGTGAGCCGGTGTGTACCCCCTACCTCTGTGACGGAGCCGGTGGAGGATGCCCCAGCCGATGCGAGACGAATGCGGACTGTGCCGCTGGAGTCCTGTGCGTCGGCAATGTGTGTGGAGACAAGCTCCCGCTCGGCGCGGCCTGCACCGTGTCAGGCCAGTGTTTCTCAGGCCATTGTGTCGACGGCAGTTGCTGTGGTGAAGCCTCCTGCGCCACCCCGCCGGGACAGTGCTACGCCGCCGCGGGCAGTTGCGCCAGTGGGACGTGCGGTTACACGGCGAAACCTGCTGGAACGACTTGTAACGACGGCAACCCCGGGACCCACAGTGACGCATGCAATGGCTCCGGCACCTGTGCGGGCACGACGTCGGCTTGCAACACCCCGCCCAATACCCAGTGCTACAACCCCACGGGCTCCTGGGACGGTTCCAAGTGCGTCTACACGCCCAAGACGACAGGCACCAGTTGCAATGACGGAAACGCCTGCACGACGGGAGACGTGTGCAATGGCTCCGGCGCCTGCGGCGGCGGCGGCACGCTGGTGTGCAATGCCCCGCCGGGCCAGTGCTACCAGCCCACGGGCACCTGCACCAGTGCTGGCGGGTGCACCTACGCCTTCAAGTCGTCTGACTTCACGTGTGATGATGGCAACCCCTGTACCATCGGGGACCGGTGCAATGGCTCCGGCACATGCATGGGCACGACACTGAGCTGCAACAGCCCGCCAAGCCAGTGCCACCAATCGACCGGCACCTGCAGCAATGGCACGTGCACTTACGCGTTCAAGACCCCGGGCAGCGCTTGCAACGACGGCGACAATTGCACATCCGGCGAGGTGTGTGGTGGCAACGGCACCTGCGGCGGCGGTAGCGTCTGCATCACTCCGAATCAATGCCAGACGGGGCCTGGTACCTGCGAGGCGGGTGCCTGTAGGTACAACCCCAAGAGCTATGGCTCTTACTGCAGTGATGGAGATGAATGCACCTACGAGAAGTGTGATGGAGTGGGTAAATGTTCCCAGTACGGCAAGCAGACTTGTGACTGTAGGAACTGGTGCGATCCACAAAACGGGGTGTGCGACGAGTGCCCAAATGGATGTCACTCCAGTGGGAACTACTGCCTGTAACCCTCATTTTTTGACATGGGTCGCCGCGCCGAAGGGGTTCGAGAGGACCCTTCGGTGAAGCGCCCCCCCTGGCCATGGAAATACATTGATGGGCCCAGTCCGCGAGAATGCTGGTGCTCAAGACAGGCGGAGAGCGTCGTGCCAAGCATTGGTAGGTATCAACTCGTCAGTAGACTCGCCACGGGAGGCATGGCGGAGGTGTACCTGGCGAAGGCCGCCGGCCCGAGGGGTTTCGAGAAGACCCTCGTGCTCAAACGGATTCTTCCCCACCTGGCCGAGGACCCCCAGTTCGTGGAGATGTTCTTGGGCGAGGCGACGTTGGCCGCGCAGCTCGAGCATCCCAACGTCGTGCAGATCTTCGATTTCGGCGAAGCCGATGGGGCCTACTACCTGGCAATGGAGTACATCGACGGGCCCAACCTGCGCACGCTCTCCAAGCACGCGCGGGCCGCGGGGGTGGCGCTGGCGCCTGTCTGCTGTGCCAGAATCATCGCCTCGGCCTGCGAGGGGCTGGCCTTTGCCCATGACTTCGCGGACCCGAAGACCGGCGAGCCCCTGGGCCTCATCCATCGCGACATCAGCCCGGACAACATCCTGCTCTCGCGCCAGGGCGCGGTGAAGGTGGTGGACTTCGGCATCGCCAAGGCCATCAACCAGACACACAAGACGCAGACGGGCCTCATCAAGGGGAAGATCGCCTACATGTCCCCGGAGCAGATCCAGGCCCGGCCATTCGACCGGCGCGTGGACGTGTACGCGCTCGGTATCGTCCTCTACGAGCTGCTCACCGGACAGAAGCCCTTCGATGCCACCACCGACGTGAGCATGATACAGGCCATCGTCAGCGAGCCACTCGTGCCCGCCGTGTCGCGCAGGCCGGACCTGCCGCGCGCTCTGGGCAACATCCTCGCCAAGGCCCTCTCCAAGGAACCCGAGCAGCGCTACCCGGACTGCCGCGCCTTCCAGGCGGACCTGGAGCACTTCATCCGCGCCAGCGGCGAGTCGGT
The sequence above is drawn from the Archangium gephyra genome and encodes:
- a CDS encoding tetratricopeptide repeat protein, with amino-acid sequence MSSAIALAAVVAFLPLTSRAEEQSERYIAAGERLYESLEYERALAQFAQARRLPRNLAQDVRIALFEGLILSDMGMHEEAVAAFKSALLLEPEAALPAPASPQVTREFEGIRKEAREELAARDRKQREARTEAAPVRTNTARLTPVSTPTPRPTWLSSSIALGKVQVPVPALVLLGSGAVAGGVGGIFGLQSRAQIQAAHEAPFRNEMVARHGEAVSTARVANILFGVAGLLGTGAAATWLFSSPPMDSHAQENR
- a CDS encoding serine/threonine protein kinase, with protein sequence MAEVYLAKAAGPRGFEKTLVLKRILPHLAEDPQFVEMFLGEATLAAQLEHPNVVQIFDFGEADGAYYLAMEYIDGPNLRTLSKHARAAGVALAPVCCARIIASACEGLAFAHDFADPKTGEPLGLIHRDISPDNILLSRQGAVKVVDFGIAKAINQTHKTQTGLIKGKIAYMSPEQIQARPFDRRVDVYALGIVLYELLTGQKPFDATTDVSMIQAIVSEPLVPAVSRRPDLPRALGNILAKALSKEPEQRYPDCRAFQADLEHFIRASGESVGAYQLSRLVAQVCGDHSGHGPRPPPGSSPKNLPGGDTPNATLAAAEDPALSPRGTGRWTALAGLALFAVSGGFLLFRASGSTQTGPPVPAVTLPATPIPLGNKQPDIQPTIPSRPLEAPPSSPPKATKKRVVQRESVEQESPTPETHSPPSSVGKGRLEFRIRPYATVFLDGRQLGRTPVAPLEIEAGTHTVRLINQESGKDVARTIELRAGQSLIFKYNLLED